In Lotus japonicus ecotype B-129 chromosome 5, LjGifu_v1.2, one genomic interval encodes:
- the LOC130720693 gene encoding protein WHAT'S THIS FACTOR 1 homolog, chloroplastic has product MFSKTKTQAFSSYLKNNLKLLNIDTRSISSLKVVWRKDQALDRAIDNDKRYKQCIRVVKEVLNEPGQVIPLRYLEKRRERMRLKVKVETFLNQNPFLFDVYYDRIKPKTEPVRFLRVSDRLRQFLEEEKRVFTVNEPLIVSKLCKLLMMSKDKVVSADKLLHVKREFGFPNDFLVDLVPRYPEYFRLTGLPGEGKSFLELVTWNPEFAKSVIERRAEEESRCTGIRVRPNFNVKLPRGFVLKKEMREWVRDWLELEYVSPYEDVSQLDQACREMEKWRIGVFHELLSLSLYKRVPVPILGKFCDEYRFSNAFSSAFTRHSGIFYMSLKGGIETAVLREAYDGDKLIDLDPLLQIKDKFVELMEEGWRQRQEELRLKQEKIKKDMELLATKVTE; this is encoded by the coding sequence ATGTTCTCCAAAACCAAAACCCAAGCTTTCTCCTCCTACCTGAAGAACAATCTGAAGCTTCTCAACATCGACACACGCTCTATCTCCAGTCTCAAAGTAGTGTGGCGCAAAGACCAAGCACTAGACCGCGCCATAGACAACGACAAGCGTTACAAGCAATGTATCCGCGTCGTGAAGGAGGTTCTCAACGAACCGGGTCAAGTCATCCCTCTCCGCTACCTCGAGAAACGCCGTGAGAGGATGCGGCTCAAGGTGAAAGTCGAAACGTTTCTGAATCAAAACCCATTTTTGTTTGATGTATATTATGATAGAATCAAACCCAAAACCGAACCGGTTCGGTTTCTCCGGGTCAGTGACCGGCTCCGCCAGTTTCTGGAGGAGGAGAAGCGGGTTTTTACGGTGAATGAGCCGTTGATTGTGTCTAAGTTGTGTAAATTGTTGATGATGTCTAAGGATAAGGTGGTTAGTGCTGATAAATTGCTTCATGTGAAGAGGGAGTTTGGGTTTCCTAATGATTTTTTGGTTGATTTGGTTCCGAGGTATCCGGAGTATTTTAGGTTAACTGGGTTGCCGGGGGAGGGAAAATCGTTTTTGGAATTGGTTACTTGGAACCCCGAGTTTGCGAAATCGGTTATTGAGCGAAGGGCGGAAGAGGAGAGTCGGTGTACCGGGATTAGGGTTAGGCCGAATTTCAATGTGAAGCTTCCGCGAGGGTTTGTGTTGAAGAAAGAGATGAGGGAGTGGGTTAGGGATTGGTTGGAGCTTGAGTATGTGTCCCCTTATGAAGATGTGTCCCAGTTGGATCAGGCTTGTAGGGAGATGGAGAAGTGGAGGATTGGGGTGTTCCATGAGCTGCTTTCACTTTCGTTGTATAAGAGGGTTCCTGTGCCGATTCTCGGGAAGTTTTGTGATGAGTATAGGTTTTCAAATGCATTTTCAAGTGCTTTTACAAGGCATTCTGGGATATTCTATATGTCCTTGAAAGGTGGGATCGAAACCGCTGTGTTGAGAGAAGCGTACGATGGTGATAAGTTGATTGACCTGGATCCTCTGCTCCAGATAAAAGATAAATTTGTTGAGTTGATGGAGGAGGGTTGGCGGCAAAGACAAGAGGAGTTGAGGCTGAAACAAGAGAAAATTAAGAAAGACATGGAACTTCTTGCCACGAAAGTTACTGAGTAA
- the LOC130719570 gene encoding uncharacterized protein LOC130719570 codes for MIAKFWWGSKNGEKRIHWVKWDSLCDSKNEGGMGFRSFKAFNDALLAKQGWRLCQFPNSLLARVLKARYYPRQHFTHASIGHCPSFTWRSIHQAGWIVKRGSFWRVGSGSEVNIWIDNWLPLQHGHKVWSPKPQDCVATHVYDLIDRSVNDWNRGLVENYFLPFEADQVLQIPVINLQAGDKFTWAETANGQFSVGSAYHCIRSWEKLEAKGASAEEVASRATKELAEYKCQLMQLREGDRPAPSQSSPRVWSPPPLGFFKLNVDAAGTGCVWGLGVVIKDEGGNVVGARCRRESRAWSPEMAEVAGLVMRVQLARDNGFWSFNAEADCQSAILKVQAKGVCSAYVDLLVQELQCMVPLFSSISFSHVFREANNVAHHLAKHALVSHDELWLGCTPPCIQSFIASDVILRTN; via the exons ATGATTGCAAAGTTCTGGTGGGGAAGCAAGAATGGAGAGAAGCGTATTCATTGGGTGAAATGGGATTCCTTATGCGACTCAAAAAACGAGGGTGGTATGGGATTTCGTTCTTTCAAAGCTTTTAATGATGCTTTGCTTGCTAAACAAGGGTGGAGATTGTGTCAATTTCCAAACTCTCTATTGGCTAGAGTTTTAAAAGCAAGGTATTACCCGCGACAACATTTCACTCATGCTTCCATTGGTCATTGCCCTAGCTTCACCTGGCGAAGTATTCACCAAGCTGGATGGATTGTCAAGCGTGGCTCCTTTTGGCGTGTGGGTAGTGGAAGTGAGGTGAATATATGGATTGATAATTGGCTCCCCTTGCAACATGGTCATAAAGTTTGGTCTCCAAAGCCTCAGGACTGTGTGGCCACGCACGTATATGATTTGATCGACAGGTCTGTGAATGATTGGAATAGAGGTCTGGTAGAAAACTATTTCCTCCCTTTTGAAGCGGACCAAGTGCTGCAGATACCTGTGATTAATCTACAAGCGGGAGATAAGTTTACCTGGGCTGAAACGGCAAATGGCCAATTCTCGGTTGGGTCTGCATACCATTGTATTCGCTCCTGGGAGAAACTTGAAGCTAAAGGAGCATCCGCAGAGG AGGTTGCGTCGAGAGCTACTAAGGAGCTTGCTGAGTATAAGTGCCAGTTGATGCAGCTGAGAGAAGGTGACCGACCTGCTCCTTCGCAGTCTTCGCCGCGAGTTTGGAGTCCTCCACCGCTGGGTTTTTTCAAGCTCAATGTTGATGCGGCTGGAACTGGTTGCGTGTGGGGTTTGGGGGTCGTGattaaagatgagggaggtaatGTGGTGGGAGCTCGTTGTCGTCGGGAAAGTCGTGCTTGGTCACCGGAGATGGCTGAAGTGGCGGGCTTGGTGATGAGAGTCCAACTGGCTCGTGATAATGGCTTTTGGTCCTTTAATGCAGAAGCTGATTGCCAATCTGCAATTCTAAAGGTGCAGGCAAAAGGAGTGTGTAGTGCATATGTTGATTTGCTGGTTCAAGAGTTGCAGTGCATGGTGCCTCTTTTCTCTtcaatttctttttctcatGTATTTAGGGAGGCGAATAATGTTGCTCATCATTTAGCTAAGCATGCCCTTGTATCTCACGATGAACTTTGGTTAGGATGTACTCCTCCTTGTATCCAATCTTTTATTGCCTCAGATGTTATACTGAGGACAAATTAA
- the LOC130720694 gene encoding uncharacterized protein LOC130720694 produces the protein MKRVKIFNFTITLALIFLASVPKMESRIPVFPFPSSPPHPLCASQLALVNYACARLPFTPGSPPSSQLTSTNDDGEGHGSRHGHGHRRHHHHHSSPQEENCCRWAGELDSQCVCEILVRLPPFLTRPAHQYSVTIGESCNITYSCGGPI, from the coding sequence ATGAAGAGAGTCAAGATTTTTAATTTCACAATAACTCTTGCTCTGATATTTCTGGCATCTGTGCCAAAAATGGAGAGCCGTATACCAGTGTTTCCTTTTCCATCATCACCTCCTCACCCACTTTGTGCATCTCAACTAGCACTAGTAAACTATGCTTGTGCCAGGTTGCCTTTCACCCCAGGATCACCGCCATCTTCCCAACTCACATCCACTAATGATGACGGTGAGGGACACGGGAGTAGACACGGCCACGgacatcgccgccaccaccaccaccacagctCGCCTCAAGAAGAAAACTGTTGCCGGTGGGCTGGAGAATTGGACAGCCAGTGTGTGTGTGAGATCTTGGTTCGATTGCCTCCTTTCCTTACAAGACCTGCGCATCAGTACTCCGTCACCATTGGAGAATCTTGTAACATCACTTACTCGTGTGGTGGGCCAATATGA
- the LOC130720980 gene encoding adenylate isopentenyltransferase 3, chloroplastic yields MSISMLMCRLRQPLINVPCSGKKMSMRQIQKEKVVLVMGATGTGKSKLSIDLATCFPSEIINSDKIQIYDGLDIVTNKISKEEQRGIPHHLLGTQNPNTDFTAGDFRDCSTAAIDAITSRDHLPIIAGGSNSYLEALIDDDDYKFRSRYDFCCLWVDVAMPVLDSYVAARVDQMLRSGMVEELRPFFNANGDYSRGIRRAIGVPEFDEYFRREGFADEETRKLLLERAVREMKVNTCKLARRQLGKIQRLRNVKRWEIHRVDATPVFRKRGEEADEAWRKVVAEPSAMIVAQFLYKAKSDVNVVSGGFRVPAGSTESVMAAATC; encoded by the coding sequence ATGTCCATCTCAATGCTAATGTGCAGACTAAGACAACCCTTAATAAACGTTCCCTGCAGTGGCAAAAAAATGAGCATGAGGCAGATTCAAAAGGAGAAGGTAGTGTTGGTGATGGGAGCTACAGGGACAGGAAAGTCAAAGCTCTCCATTGACCTCGCCACCTGTTTCCCCTCAGAAATCATCAACTCCGACAAGATTCAAATCTACGACGGCCTCGACATCGTCACCAACAAAATCTCCAAGGAAGAACAACGTGGAATCCCCCACCACCTCCTCGGAACTCAAAACCCTAACACAGACTTCACCGCCGGCGATTTCCGTGACTGTTCCACCGCCGCCATTGACGCAATCACAAGCCGCGACCACCTTCCGATCATCGCCGGAGGTTCGAACTCCTACCTGGAGGCGTTAATCGACGACGACGACTACAAATTCCGATCGAGGTACGACTTCTGCTGCCTCTGGGTCGACGTGGCAATGCCGGTGCTGGACTCATACGTGGCGGCGCGTGTGGATCAGATGCTCCGGAGCGGAATGGTGGAGGAGCTGAGACCGTTTTTCAACGCGAACGGCGACTACTCGAGAGGAATCAGAAGAGCGATTGGGGTTCCTGAATTCGACGAGTATTTCCGGCGGGAAGGGTTCGCCGATGAGGAAACGAGGAAATTGTTACTGGAGCGAGCGGTGAGGGAGATGAAGGTGAACACGTGCAAGCTCGCGAGGAGGCAATTGGGGAAGATTCAGAGGCTGAGGAATGTGAAGAGGTGGGAGATTCACCGTGTTGATGCGACGCCGGTGTTTCGGAAGCGTGGGGAGGAGGCTGATGAGGCGTGGCGGAAGGTGGTGGCAGAGCCTAGTGCTATGATCGTAGCGCAGTTTCTGTATAAGGCAAAGAGTGATGTGAATGTTGTTTCTGGCGGTTTCAGAGTGCCGGCGGGTTCAACGGAGAGTGTTATGGCGGCGGCGACGTGTTAG
- the LOC130721373 gene encoding ribonuclease 3-like protein 2 → MEAAVAAVENILRYSFKNKKLLEEALTHPSFAGATSYERLEFIGDPILGLAISNYLYLANPSLNPGQLSLLRAANVSTEKLARVAIRSGIYRHVRHNSVPLVNKVREFVVAIADEDRTVCYGGIVKAPKVLADIVESVAAAVYVDLGFDLQNLWVIIRGLLEPIVTLDDLEHNPQPVTMLFEICQKNGKQVDIKYRRDSDKSIAGVFVDGQIVASASSDQKDIAKLDAVKVALHKLAHLVPSSTMT, encoded by the exons ATGGAAGCGGCGGTGGCAGCCGTAGAAAACATACTCCGTTACAGTTTCAAGAACAAGAAGCTTCTAGAAGAAGCCCTCACCCACCCCTCCTTCGCCGGCGCCACCTCCTACGAGCGCCTCGAGTTCATCGGCGACCCCATTCTCGGCCTCGCCATCAGCAACTACCTCTATCTCGCAAACCCTTCCCTCAACCCCGGCCAGCTCTCTCTCCTCCGCGCTGCCAATGTCAGCACCGAGAAGCTCGCCCGCGTCGCCATCCGCAGCGGAATTTACCGCCATGTCCGCCATAACAGCGTTCCCCTTGTCAATAAGGTTCGGGAGTTCGTTGTTGCTATTGCTGATGAGGACCGCACTGTTTGTTACGGTGGAATCGTGAAGGCTCCCAAGGTTCTCGCTGACATTGTTGAGTCTGTGGCTGCTGCTGTTTACGTTGATCTTGGTTTTGATCTCCAGAATTTATGGGTG ATAATTAGAGGTCTTTTGGAGCCGATAGTGACATTGGATGATCTGGAACATAACCCTCAACCGGTGACAATGCTCTTTGAGATCTGCCAGAAGAATGGGAAGCAGGTTGACATCAAATACAGGAGGGACAGTGACAAAAGCATTGCCGGTGTCTTTGTTGATGGGCAAATTGTTGCCTCTgcttcctctgatcagaaggaCATTGCAAAGCTTGATGCTGTCAAGGTTGCCTTGCATAAACTAGCACATTTAGTGCCTTCCAGTACAATGACATAA